The [Eubacterium] eligens ATCC 27750 genome segment TATGACATCATACCTGCCTTCATTATCTAAAATGTGCTGATAACCATCAAGCGGTGCCTTAGTCGGATATACAGTAATCTCATATCCAGCCTTAGAAAACACCTGTATTATCTTCATCAGCTGATTCTTAATCTGAGCTTTTCCTGAGTTTGGATTAAAAACAAACAGCATCTTCATCATAATCACCTGTCCCATTTATCACATAATGCATTAATCTGATCTGTAAACTTAGCCAGATCTTTATTCGTACCACCCTCATTGTGTGTAATAACTGTCATGAGACGCTTTCCAGCAGCAACAAGTCTGTCAAATACAGTTTTACCACGCTGTGTACTCGTCGTTCTTCTAGTCTTTCTTTCCTTAACTCCTTCAGAGATAACTCTGTCTGCAATAAAATCATAACTTCCGCCTGTATATGGTGCCATGGCATCATAACCATATTCTTCTTTAAGGCATTCCGTAAACTCGTCACACACACTGTCTTCGCCATGCACAACAAACACCTTTTTAGGCTTTGTGTCAAATGCATTAATCCAACAAAGAAGCCCATCTTTATCAGCATGACCACTTGAACCCTTAAGCTGTACAATCTCTGCCTTTATCTGTATCGGTTCACCAAACAGTTTAATCTCCTCTGCGCCATCAACTATTATACGGCCTGTTGTTCCAACAGCCTGATAACCGACAAATACAATTGTACACTCTGGTCTCCACAAATTATGCTTCAGGTGATGTCTTATTCTTCCCGCTTCACACATACCTGATGAAGAAATAATAACCTTAGGATTAGGATCAAAGTTAATCTGCTTTGATTCATCACCCGTAGTTGCATACTTAAGTCCTGGAAATGAAAGCGGATTAATCCCCTTTCTTACAAGCTCGACTGCTTCATCATCAAAGCAGCTCTCAACATTCTTAATAAATATGTTAGTTGCCTCAATTGCAAGCGGACTGTCCATATATACATCAAAGTCCCTGCCAACAAGATTATCTTCTTTAATCTTTCTTATAATATAGAGAAGCTCCTGTGTCCTTCCGACAGCGAATGAAGGAATAACAACATTACCTCCTCTTTCAAATGTTCTCTTGAATATATTCGTTAAATCTTCAACATAGTTAGGAGTTCCACCGTGGCTTCTGTTACCATAGGTTGATTCCATGACTACATAATCAGCGTCTGTAACATGCTTCGGGTCTTTAATTATAGGCTTGTTAATATTACCTATATCACCCGAAAACACAATCTTCTCTGTTACATCACCATTCTCTGTCTTCTCTGTTGCCCATACCTCAATACTTGCTGAACCAAGAAGATGTCCTACATCTGTAAATCTTATCTTAATTCCTTCTGCAATATCATATACCCTGTCATACTCACAGCCTAC includes the following:
- a CDS encoding MBL fold metallo-hydrolase RNA specificity domain-containing protein — encoded protein: MKLTFLGADHEVTGSCHFLQAAGLNILVDCGMEQGNDVYENQELPVVASDVDCILLTHAHIDHSGLIPLMYVNGFRGQVYSTSATAQLCEIMLRDSAHIQMFEAEWRNRKAARSGGKLKEFVPLYDMDAAVNVCKQFVGCEYDRVYDIAEGIKIRFTDVGHLLGSASIEVWATEKTENGDVTEKIVFSGDIGNINKPIIKDPKHVTDADYVVMESTYGNRSHGGTPNYVEDLTNIFKRTFERGGNVVIPSFAVGRTQELLYIIRKIKEDNLVGRDFDVYMDSPLAIEATNIFIKNVESCFDDEAVELVRKGINPLSFPGLKYATTGDESKQINFDPNPKVIISSSGMCEAGRIRHHLKHNLWRPECTIVFVGYQAVGTTGRIIVDGAEEIKLFGEPIQIKAEIVQLKGSSGHADKDGLLCWINAFDTKPKKVFVVHGEDSVCDEFTECLKEEYGYDAMAPYTGGSYDFIADRVISEGVKERKTRRTTSTQRGKTVFDRLVAAGKRLMTVITHNEGGTNKDLAKFTDQINALCDKWDR